Genomic segment of Mercurialis annua linkage group LG6, ddMerAnnu1.2, whole genome shotgun sequence:
ATGGACGAAGACACCCCGTTTCATCAAGTATGGACCACTCTCTCAAATGATCTTGCTTCAATGGATAGTTCAGGGGATGCTAGATCACTCTTCTGCCATACTCTTTGGGCAATCTGGAAAGCCAGAAATGCATATATCTTCAATGATTCGATCTGGTCTATAGAAGAAACAGTAAACTTCAGTATCAAGAGTAGAGAGGATTTTGTGGTGGCTCAAGACAGTATTTCAACAACCATTCAGCCTGCCTCATCCTCCTTTCAAGATTCAGAATTCAGTCAAATCGATCAAGATCCTTATCCGGAGAGTGTAATCACAGTGAAATATGATGCAGGTACAAACAAGAGCAGACAATTTGGCTCTGTGGCAGGAATCGCGTTCAACTCTCAAGGTGCCATTCTGGCAAGATTTTCTGCTATATTCAGATCTATTTGGGATCCAGGGATTCTTGAATTCCTAGCCCTCCGAGAGGTGATGAGCTGGTCAGTAAGGATGCAGTGGAAGAAAGTTCTTTTTCTCGGTGATGCCAAGCTAGTATCCCAAGCTGTTAACTCGGGCTTATGCCCTTTAGCAGTTAACTGGGGTACTTGTCAAGACATTTGGCAATTAAAACCGTGTTTCGACTTTTGTAAGTTCAGTTATATTAACAGATCTGAGAATAAGGAAGCCCATAATTTGGCCCAATTGGCCAAGGCCAGGTTCTTGTACTTAGTTGGGGCTCCTTAGGTCCACGATTTGTATTTGTAATAGTGTTTCTGCTCTATCTATATATATCTACTCTATctgagtaaaaaaaaaaaaaaaaaagataatcaaCAATTGTTgtcaaatcaaaaaaagaaaaaacaattgaTGTCGACATGAGATGTTAACTAAGCTtacaataaattgattttaaaacatgttGATGCActcttaaatcacttaaaattttaaattaaagtagtGGTGTCTCTGTCGGTCACTAATCGAtctaacaaaaatatttttaggtACGTAATTAAACACTTAAATGAAAGATGATTTGGTTATGGTGGGTTGTTGACGTGttgttttttctttataaattcgATGCTTCTTCTTTCAAGCATTATATTTAAACAACCAACTCCATCTCTGCTTCAGGTTTCTTTTGATTTAACTTTAGGTAATGCACAGAAAGTACAACATATTGCATCATTTGGTTATAGTATTAATTTTGCTTATTAGTGGTCAAAAGTAACCAGCCAATTTTTCTtgtataaaatcaaaaattaaataaaaatgtattagCAAGTATGATGATTATTGATTATTATGACACAAGCCTATGTTATTCTTTTTAGtttataaaactattttaatgaAAAGTATCAATTTCTACCTAATTATTAAAGGAATAACTAAGAAAAATTtgtatttagattttattgGAGAAAAATGCTTGAAGATAGACTTGACGGGCACACAAAATTATATCTATTGGCTCcattataagaaaaaaatatattctcaAAATACTAATGCCAACCGGTGAGTTCGTAAGGCGTTTTTTAGAGGTCATGAGTTTAAATTATACTCATATATATAGCTGTTTGAAAATTAGAGTTAGAATTTATCTTACGTAAAACAATTACACGATTCGAACAGGATCAATCtgaatgtaaaaaaatttaaatgaattgttttataatttgaaaccgttCAGAACATTCTATATATAACATGTAccaaaaaaaggaaaaagaagtaCATTGATGAGCTATTATGGTCCTTCGCATTTCTTGTATGACATGAATGTATATTTGCATTCTTTTCTTTCACAaaatgcatttttttgtgtCCAATGAACAACCAAAGCACAGCATTTTCAGTTggaattattgaaaaattaaaattatactatgtaataataaattgatatatatggatgattataaTGGATTCCACATATAGTTCACattactaaataattaaaatcaatttatgttatatattataatcaaaagtatcaattatttttaactctactttaattataaatcagTTCTCTAATTTTATCAGTTAGTCTGATCAAACTGTATAAATTCAAAGGGTTGATCTATAGTAAGTTTAATTTTAGGATTAATTGATCAATAGTTATGTTGAAAAGGCAAATAGTTTGTAGGTTGGATGATTTTTCTGAACAATACAAATGGAAATGGCTGATTGTTTTTCGGAAATTGGATGCCTTCCTCTCATTCCTGATAAAGGAGCTGTCGTTTTCCTTGTTTGAAACTTCATTGACATGCCGTTTTCCCAATTCAATTTTATTACCATTACTTCTGTTGTCTGATTGTCTCTTTCACTTGCATTACTTCAATTTCTTCCCTCACAAACTACCTGTCGTCACCGACAATAACAGAAATGTCCCGATtgaagagaaattcttagataaaCCAAGTCTACCGAATTTCCATAGACTAGccaatcacattataacacCTTATTTTAAGTACACTGCATTATTTAAGCTGTCGTCTCAGAGAAAAACATGATTAGAAAGTGTTTTAGATTGGCCTAATTtcattaaaacaaacaaaagcTATTACATTTCTGGAAATAGTTTTCATTTGCATCTACAAAATTAGTTCCATAATTTACAACTGCAATACTAACATTTCACTTACCTACGCTAATCTTAAACACTGCAGAACAAAATGTAATAGCAAGAAAGCTTAATGCTATTTCAGACATATCTAACTAACATAATTACATGTCTCAAAACACAGCTTTAGCGATTCTGGATCGAGATTTCTGACCTTCTAATCTTGCTTCAAGTAGCTTTTCCTTTAAAGTTTCAGATTTATCAAATTCCGGAGATGCCAACTTCGACATCCACTTCTGCACGGGACTTGCAAGAACTGGCTCAACGCAAGTATCTTCCTTGATTTCACTTTCAGGATGAATTCTGTCACCTTCGGATGACGTTGACTGATTTCTATTTAAGCTAAATCGTGCTTGCAATGCCGCTATGTTATTTTTTCTTAACCCGCCCTTTCGCTTCATAGGTTTTGAATTCATTTTCTCCTCAAGATAGCATTCTGATGGCATAATACCTGCTCGTGTAGAATTGCATGTACTCTGTCTTTTACCTGCACTCTTCATTTGTTCAAAACGCGAACCACTATCCCCTCCATCTCGAGGTGCACTTAAGGTCTCGTTTAAAAGAAACGATTCTCTCCTTGACCGATTGTTTATCGCCTCATTGCCAAACCTATCATCTTTCTCTAATCCATTGTGGTGTCTAGCTTCAAGAAAGGTTTCTATATCCAGACTTAACTTGTCTACAATTGTATTATTTTCAGTGGAATCGTTGTTAGCATCTGCTAGTCTCATTTGCATCCTCTCATCGAGCCATGCTTCTGAAATATGGAGAACCAAGCTATCAGGTTTTCCGCAACCAATATGATGCATCTCAGGTTTGTGCATTAGGGATCGCACTTCTTGTTCGTAATCCCTTATTCCCTCGGCAAACTCATCGCACAAATTTTCTAGCAAAATCCTTGCTTTCCTCTCTCTTTCTAGTTCTTTCAAGGCATTGGAGAAACCATTTTTAACTTCAGAAAGCTCTCGAGCTAGCTTGCGGTCCTGGCTTTCTACGTACTTCCTTAACTTCCTCTCAGAATCTAGCTCTTTTTGTGCTGACTGAATGACATCTTTGATTCGATCttgcattttatttttccttACGACTTTATCTTCCGCAACTTCCTTCATTATGTCATTCATTTCCTGCCTGttgctttctctctctttcaGCAATTCCTTTATCTGCAATTGAGAATGTTGTAGTTCcagttttaatgattttgacgATGACATATTGCACGATTGTTTTTCTTCTAGACTCCAAATTCGATTCAGTATCTTGAGTAATTCCTCTGATGTCTTGAGGCTATAACTCGAACCCACCATCTTGCCCTTTAAGTCCAAAGACCTATTAGGAGCTGTTCGAGGGTTATAAGGAACAACCTGCGAAGAAGAACGGCTTCTCAGTAACAGGGGAAAACAGCCGTGTAACTGAAATATTGTACGCGAAACATACGGGAAACAGAAATGCGAAACTACTTCATTACCTCCATAGAGCTATCACAGCTGGCAGAAGATAGAGGCTTTAGGGCATGACCCTTTCTATCAACGGATGACCGATGTTGATTCGTTTGTTGTGCAACACGTCTTTTAGATGGAATTTCCCTTGCTTGCTGGAATTATCAGAATAAAATTCTTACCATATGATAAAAACTATCAAAAGTTAAATATGTTATTTAATGTTTCACAATCTATTGTAACAGAGTTTTGCAAACAGAAAACCTACATGACAACTATGATTTAAGCAATTGCAACGAATTTAGGTAATTAGTGAAAGATTGAAGTCTACCAAACAGCAATATACATAATGAGAAAGCAATAATTAGAGTATTATCCCTAATTGACATAAAAACAGAGAGTAATGTCTCTAATTGACCCTACGCA
This window contains:
- the LOC126653747 gene encoding uncharacterized protein At5g41620-like, whose protein sequence is MAERQRNGKKNEETEPKKKSKTNLKFNGGLILVGKTGGPSTPSPTWRLELSSLEANNNNPIQEFLNTNSNVSARKLCANLWEIQPHLQFPLSKTPHNLGPKKKNIEPTHLVDPPNSPPHQQAREIPSKRRVAQQTNQHRSSVDRKGHALKPLSSASCDSSMEVVPYNPRTAPNRSLDLKGKMVGSSYSLKTSEELLKILNRIWSLEEKQSCNMSSSKSLKLELQHSQLQIKELLKERESNRQEMNDIMKEVAEDKVVRKNKMQDRIKDVIQSAQKELDSERKLRKYVESQDRKLARELSEVKNGFSNALKELERERKARILLENLCDEFAEGIRDYEQEVRSLMHKPEMHHIGCGKPDSLVLHISEAWLDERMQMRLADANNDSTENNTIVDKLSLDIETFLEARHHNGLEKDDRFGNEAINNRSRRESFLLNETLSAPRDGGDSGSRFEQMKSAGKRQSTCNSTRAGIMPSECYLEEKMNSKPMKRKGGLRKNNIAALQARFSLNRNQSTSSEGDRIHPESEIKEDTCVEPVLASPVQKWMSKLASPEFDKSETLKEKLLEARLEGQKSRSRIAKAVF